In a genomic window of Hymenobacter chitinivorans DSM 11115:
- the queG gene encoding tRNA epoxyqueuosine(34) reductase QueG, giving the protein MLPTAQYTAFIKRRAAELGFMYCGISKADFLEEEAPRLESWLNQNMNGKMSYMANHFDKRLDPRLLVDGAKSVISLLLNYYPAPEDQQAADEETLKISKYAYGRDYHFVIKDKLKELLADMQTEIGEVGGRVFVDSAPVMDKVWAKKSGLGWVGKNSNLITPGVGSFYFIAELIVDVELDYDGPIKDYCGTCTKCVDACPTDAITNPYVVDGSKCISYFTIELKDQIPQEVAGKFGNWVFGCDICQDVCPWNRFAKPHQEPQFRPHAQLPHLKANDWREITHELFTELFRQSAVKRTGYAGLTRNIRFVTNEPDALMG; this is encoded by the coding sequence ATGCTGCCCACTGCCCAGTACACTGCTTTTATCAAGCGCCGCGCGGCGGAGCTGGGCTTTATGTACTGTGGTATTTCCAAGGCTGACTTTCTGGAAGAGGAAGCGCCGCGGCTGGAAAGCTGGCTCAACCAGAACATGAACGGCAAGATGAGCTACATGGCCAACCACTTCGACAAGCGCCTCGACCCGCGCCTGCTCGTGGATGGGGCCAAGTCGGTCATTTCCCTGCTGCTGAACTATTACCCGGCGCCCGAAGACCAGCAGGCCGCCGATGAGGAGACACTCAAGATCAGCAAGTACGCCTACGGCCGCGACTACCACTTCGTCATCAAGGACAAGCTGAAGGAGCTGCTGGCCGACATGCAGACGGAAATAGGGGAGGTGGGCGGCCGGGTCTTCGTCGATTCGGCGCCGGTGATGGACAAGGTGTGGGCCAAGAAGAGCGGCCTGGGCTGGGTGGGCAAAAACTCCAACCTGATTACGCCCGGCGTGGGCAGCTTCTACTTCATTGCCGAGCTCATCGTGGACGTGGAGCTGGACTACGACGGGCCCATCAAGGACTACTGCGGCACCTGCACCAAGTGCGTAGACGCCTGCCCCACCGACGCCATAACCAACCCCTACGTAGTGGACGGCAGCAAGTGCATTAGCTACTTCACCATCGAGCTCAAGGACCAGATTCCGCAGGAAGTAGCGGGCAAGTTCGGCAACTGGGTCTTCGGCTGCGACATCTGCCAGGACGTGTGCCCGTGGAACCGGTTTGCCAAGCCCCACCAGGAGCCGCAGTTTCGGCCCCATGCCCAGCTGCCCCATCTGAAGGCCAACGACTGGCGGGAAATTACCCACGAGCTGTTCACGGAGCTGTTCCGGCAGTCGGCCGTGAAGCGGACCGGCTACGCGGGCCTGACACGAAACATCCGGTTCGTGACAAACGAACCGGATGCGCTGATGGGGTGA
- a CDS encoding ferritin-like domain-containing protein, with product MSESASSSLLARSMRRRSFFRVAGATVAASTLVLAGCVKDPVEPTDTQVTTLNLGEGDTGLLNYLLLLEQLEAAFYQKVVTTPPTDLQAGELAALTDLRDHEVVHREFFRQLLGSNAQPTIEFNFSTINFSSRASVLAAARTFEDLGVAAYNGAAKLFTSREILALVSKIASVEARHAAFIRDLIQPTDPFGGVVEGSGAYSGLGTVLTPPQVIAAATSFFPYTIVVSGLPTA from the coding sequence ATGTCTGAGTCTGCTTCTTCTTCCCTTCTGGCCCGTAGCATGCGGCGCCGCTCCTTTTTTCGGGTAGCCGGGGCTACCGTGGCCGCCTCCACCCTGGTGCTGGCCGGCTGCGTCAAAGACCCCGTTGAGCCCACCGATACGCAGGTCACTACCCTGAATTTGGGCGAAGGTGACACGGGTCTGCTCAACTACCTGCTGCTGCTGGAACAACTGGAAGCGGCCTTCTACCAGAAGGTCGTAACTACGCCGCCCACCGACTTGCAAGCCGGGGAACTGGCCGCGCTAACCGATCTGCGCGACCATGAGGTGGTGCACCGCGAGTTTTTCCGCCAGCTTTTGGGCAGCAACGCCCAGCCGACTATCGAGTTCAACTTCTCGACTATCAACTTTTCCTCCCGGGCTAGCGTGCTGGCCGCGGCTCGCACGTTCGAAGACCTCGGGGTAGCGGCGTATAACGGTGCGGCCAAGCTCTTCACATCGCGGGAGATCCTGGCCCTGGTCAGCAAAATTGCTTCCGTAGAAGCCCGCCACGCGGCTTTTATCCGCGACCTGATTCAGCCCACCGATCCGTTTGGGGGGGTAGTAGAGGGCAGTGGCGCCTACAGCGGCCTGGGCACCGTCCTGACGCCCCCGCAGGTAATTGCCGCCGCCACCAGCTTTTTCCCTTATACCATCGTCGTTTCCGGGTTGCCAACGGCCTAA
- a CDS encoding DUF5777 family beta-barrel protein has protein sequence MSFLRLSRLRCLLGGLLLLLLGTVPARAQDDDLLKELEAKVADSTRVRAPDFTQATFKGTHIINSQSIETPGEGTLLFLIQHRFGTLNSGAYNFFGLDQAVLRLSFEYGLTDRLAVGVGRSSQEKTFDGFVKYKALRQSTGAHAMPVSVTLLASSALTTLKFRESERTLKTRMAYTYQALIARKFSPSLSVQLMPTLVHRNFVDTRRDQNDVYALGAAFRQKLTKRLALTADYFYLLPGATATDLRNALGLGVDIETGGHVFQLHFTNAQGMMESLFVPHTTGNFFDGDIYFGFNVSRAFTVKSR, from the coding sequence ATGAGTTTTCTGCGTTTATCCCGGCTCCGCTGCCTGCTCGGTGGCTTGCTGCTGCTCCTGCTGGGCACCGTACCGGCCCGGGCCCAAGACGATGACCTGCTCAAGGAGCTGGAAGCCAAAGTGGCCGACAGCACCCGGGTTCGGGCCCCCGACTTCACCCAGGCTACTTTCAAGGGCACGCATATCATCAACTCCCAGTCGATAGAAACGCCGGGGGAAGGCACGCTGCTGTTCCTGATTCAGCACCGCTTCGGCACGCTCAACAGCGGGGCCTACAACTTCTTCGGCCTCGACCAGGCCGTGCTGCGCCTGAGCTTCGAATATGGCCTCACCGATAGGCTGGCCGTGGGCGTGGGCCGCAGCTCCCAGGAAAAAACCTTCGACGGATTCGTCAAATACAAGGCTCTGCGCCAAAGCACCGGCGCCCACGCCATGCCCGTGTCGGTGACCTTACTGGCCAGCTCGGCCCTGACGACGCTCAAGTTCCGGGAGTCGGAGCGGACCCTGAAAACCCGCATGGCCTACACCTACCAGGCCCTGATTGCGCGCAAATTTAGCCCTTCGTTGTCGGTGCAGCTCATGCCTACGCTCGTGCACCGCAACTTCGTGGATACCCGGCGCGACCAGAACGACGTGTACGCCCTGGGCGCGGCCTTCCGCCAGAAGCTCACCAAGCGCCTGGCCCTCACGGCCGACTACTTCTACCTGCTGCCCGGCGCCACCGCCACCGACCTGCGCAACGCCCTGGGCCTGGGCGTGGACATCGAAACCGGGGGCCACGTGTTTCAGCTGCACTTCACCAACGCCCAGGGCATGATGGAAAGCCTGTTTGTGCCCCACACCACCGGCAACTTCTTCGACGGCGACATCTACTTCGGCTTCAACGTGAGCCGGGCCTTCACTGTGAAAAGCCGCTAG
- the aroC gene encoding chorismate synthase — MNSFGTLFRITTFGESHGPGIGVVIDGCPAGIPLEVATIQAALDRRRPGQSELTTPRKEADQVEVLSGVFNGQTTGTPIGLLIRNQDQASHDYSHIEHAYRPSHADYTYDQKYGQRDYRGGGRSSARETAARVAAGAVAGEFLAQHGIRALSYVSQVGAVAVPVGYEQLDLGLIDSNMVRCPHPETAEQMTELIRQVRDRHDTVGGLVTGVVLGVPAGLGEPVFDKLHAELGKAMLSINAVKGFEYGSGFAGTLLFGSEHNDAFYTDEQGQVRTRTNHSGGIQGGISNGQDIYFRVAFKPVATILQPQTTINDQGEEITLAGKGRHDPCVLPRAVPIVDAMTNLVVADMLLRARANKA; from the coding sequence ATGAATAGCTTCGGTACCTTATTCCGCATTACCACCTTCGGCGAGTCGCACGGGCCCGGCATTGGCGTTGTTATCGACGGGTGCCCGGCCGGCATTCCGTTGGAAGTGGCCACGATTCAGGCCGCCCTGGACCGGCGCCGGCCCGGGCAGTCGGAGCTGACGACCCCGCGCAAGGAGGCCGACCAGGTGGAGGTGCTGTCGGGGGTGTTCAACGGGCAAACGACCGGCACGCCCATCGGCCTGCTGATTCGCAACCAGGACCAGGCCAGCCACGACTACTCCCACATCGAGCACGCCTACCGCCCATCCCACGCCGACTACACCTACGACCAGAAGTACGGGCAGCGCGACTACCGGGGCGGGGGCCGCAGCTCGGCCCGCGAAACGGCGGCCCGGGTGGCGGCCGGGGCCGTAGCCGGCGAGTTTCTGGCCCAGCACGGCATCCGGGCCCTGAGCTACGTGTCGCAGGTGGGGGCCGTGGCCGTCCCCGTGGGCTACGAGCAGCTGGATCTGGGCTTGATTGACTCCAACATGGTGCGCTGCCCCCACCCCGAAACGGCCGAACAGATGACCGAGCTCATCCGCCAGGTCCGGGACCGGCACGACACCGTGGGTGGGCTGGTGACGGGCGTGGTGCTGGGCGTACCGGCCGGCCTGGGCGAGCCGGTATTCGACAAGCTCCACGCCGAGCTGGGCAAGGCCATGCTGAGCATCAACGCCGTGAAGGGCTTCGAGTACGGCTCCGGTTTCGCGGGTACGCTGCTGTTTGGCTCCGAGCACAACGACGCCTTTTACACCGACGAGCAGGGCCAGGTGCGCACCCGCACCAACCACTCGGGCGGCATTCAGGGCGGTATCAGCAACGGGCAGGATATTTACTTCCGCGTCGCCTTTAAGCCCGTGGCCACCATTCTGCAGCCCCAAACGACCATCAACGACCAGGGCGAAGAAATTACCCTGGCCGGCAAGGGCCGCCACGACCCCTGCGTGCTGCCCCGGGCCGTGCCCATCGTGGATGCCATGACCAACCTGGTGGTGGCCGACATGCTGCTGCGGGCCCGGGCCAATAAAGCGTAA
- a CDS encoding ferritin-like domain-containing protein → MSKIITSGGDEADFTKPLYVPIKRRSFFMYAGATAGATALLLSGCDDDDDVVSTPGTVNLGAGDVGVLNFAYALEQLEAAFYDRVKTSPASDFTSAEKDYFTQVAAHEAIHRDFFKAAINRDAPGKIIANLTPNFDSIDFTKRATVLAAARTFEDLGVQAYNGAGKYLKTPAYLVIAGQIVSVEARHAAYVRDLISNGSFADDSIVDPLTGLDKALEPVDVIAAAQGFIKEKLDASNVGK, encoded by the coding sequence ATGTCGAAAATCATCACTTCCGGTGGAGACGAGGCCGATTTCACCAAGCCTCTCTACGTTCCGATTAAAAGACGCTCCTTCTTCATGTACGCCGGCGCCACGGCCGGTGCTACGGCCCTGCTGCTTTCCGGCTGCGACGACGATGACGACGTTGTAAGCACTCCGGGTACCGTCAATCTGGGTGCCGGCGACGTGGGAGTACTCAACTTCGCCTACGCCCTGGAGCAGCTCGAAGCCGCTTTCTACGACCGGGTGAAAACCAGCCCCGCCAGTGACTTTACGTCCGCGGAGAAAGACTATTTCACGCAGGTAGCTGCCCACGAAGCCATTCACCGCGACTTTTTCAAGGCCGCCATCAACCGCGACGCCCCGGGTAAGATCATTGCCAATTTGACTCCCAACTTCGATTCCATCGACTTCACCAAGCGGGCTACCGTGCTGGCCGCCGCCCGAACCTTCGAAGACCTCGGTGTGCAGGCCTACAACGGCGCGGGTAAATACCTCAAGACGCCCGCCTACCTGGTTATTGCCGGGCAGATTGTATCGGTAGAAGCCCGCCACGCGGCCTACGTGCGCGACTTGATTTCGAACGGAAGCTTCGCCGACGACTCTATCGTGGACCCGCTTACGGGCTTGGATAAAGCCCTGGAGCCCGTCGACGTCATTGCCGCGGCCCAAGGCTTCATCAAAGAAAAGCTCGACGCTTCCAACGTTGGCAAGTAA
- a CDS encoding NifU family protein: MADTLTSPAAPVSIYAEASPNPESMKFVLNTQLLSDGVSVDYPNLEAAANSPLAQELFNFDYVSRVFIAANFVTITKASDLTWTHLIPELRTFLKSYVEAGGPIFTVDPVAEQKAAHEAVATGDASEQDQQISQKVIDLLENYVRPAVEQDGGNITFRSYNKGVVTVNLQGSCSGCPSATVTLKSGIENLLKRMVPEVTEVVAEGITV, from the coding sequence ATGGCTGATACCCTCACTTCCCCCGCTGCGCCGGTTTCCATTTACGCCGAAGCCAGCCCCAACCCCGAATCCATGAAGTTCGTGCTCAACACCCAGCTGCTTAGCGACGGGGTGAGCGTGGATTATCCCAACCTGGAGGCCGCCGCCAACTCGCCGCTGGCCCAGGAGCTGTTCAACTTCGACTACGTGAGCCGGGTGTTTATTGCGGCCAACTTCGTGACCATCACCAAGGCCTCGGACCTGACCTGGACCCACCTGATTCCCGAGCTGCGCACCTTCCTCAAGTCGTACGTGGAAGCCGGCGGCCCCATCTTCACCGTGGACCCCGTGGCCGAGCAGAAGGCCGCCCACGAGGCCGTAGCCACCGGCGACGCCTCCGAGCAGGACCAGCAGATCAGCCAGAAGGTTATCGACCTGCTCGAAAACTACGTGCGCCCCGCCGTCGAGCAGGATGGCGGCAATATCACCTTCCGCTCCTACAACAAGGGCGTGGTAACGGTGAACCTGCAGGGCTCGTGCTCGGGCTGCCCCTCGGCTACCGTTACGCTCAAATCGGGCATCGAGAACCTGCTCAAGCGCATGGTCCCCGAAGTAACCGAAGTAGTGGCCGAAGGCATTACGGTGTAA
- the ruvB gene encoding Holliday junction branch migration DNA helicase RuvB, with the protein MREPFMTGGTDHMDSGEKEIDKALRPLSFADFTGQAKVVDNLQIFVGAAKQRGEALDHVLLHGPPGLGKTTLSHIIANELGAGIKMTSGPVLDKPSDLAGLLTNLDPHDVLFIDEIHRLNPVVEEYLYSAMEDYRIDILLDSGPNARSVQISLSPFTLIGATTRSGMLTSPLRARFGISSRLEYYDAKLLTDIVMRSAEILATPIHEDAAFEIARRSRGTPRIANNLLRRTRDFAQIKGTGTITVDIAQFALNALDVDARGLDDMDKRILNTIIDKFKGGPVGISTIATACGEEAETIEEVYEPFLIQEGYIKRTSRGREATEAAYKHLGKLMPQHLRGNSPGDLFGAPSEE; encoded by the coding sequence ATGCGCGAACCATTCATGACCGGTGGCACTGACCACATGGACTCCGGCGAAAAAGAGATTGACAAGGCCCTGCGGCCCCTGAGCTTCGCCGACTTCACGGGCCAGGCCAAAGTAGTCGACAACCTGCAGATCTTCGTGGGCGCGGCCAAGCAGCGCGGCGAGGCCCTGGACCACGTGCTGCTGCACGGGCCTCCCGGCCTGGGCAAGACCACGCTTTCCCACATCATTGCCAACGAGCTGGGGGCGGGCATCAAGATGACCTCGGGCCCGGTGCTCGACAAGCCCAGCGACCTGGCGGGCCTGCTCACCAACCTGGACCCGCACGACGTGCTGTTCATCGACGAGATTCACCGGCTGAATCCGGTGGTGGAAGAGTACCTGTACTCGGCCATGGAAGACTACCGCATCGACATTCTGCTCGACTCGGGCCCGAATGCCCGCTCGGTGCAGATTTCGCTCTCGCCCTTCACGCTCATCGGGGCTACTACCCGCTCGGGTATGCTCACCTCGCCGCTGCGGGCCCGCTTCGGCATCAGCTCCCGCCTGGAGTACTACGACGCCAAGCTGCTCACCGACATCGTGATGCGCTCGGCCGAAATCCTGGCGACGCCCATTCACGAGGATGCGGCCTTCGAAATTGCCCGCCGCTCGCGCGGTACGCCCCGGATTGCCAACAACCTGCTGCGCCGCACCCGCGACTTTGCCCAGATCAAAGGCACCGGCACCATCACCGTCGATATTGCGCAGTTTGCCCTCAACGCCCTCGACGTGGATGCCCGCGGCCTCGACGACATGGACAAGCGCATCCTGAACACCATCATCGACAAGTTCAAGGGTGGCCCGGTCGGTATCAGCACCATTGCCACGGCCTGCGGTGAGGAAGCCGAAACCATCGAGGAAGTGTACGAGCCGTTCCTGATTCAGGAAGGCTACATCAAGCGCACCTCCCGGGGCCGTGAGGCTACTGAAGCGGCCTACAAGCACCTGGGCAAGCTCATGCCCCAGCACCTGCGCGGCAACTCGCCCGGGGACTTGTTCGGGGCTCCGTCGGAGGAGTAG
- a CDS encoding YceI family protein — protein MKHWLLLGLGLLLLLPPARAQGKYSTRAGLIRFFSGTPIEDIEGRSTQAAGMLDLTTGKVAFSVPMKSFVFKRTLMQEHFNENYVESDKYPKATFAGAVVDFQPGQLPGAGPQRVQVEGDLTIHGVKRRVKVPGTLELKDNHLLVTSKFNVAPADYNIEIPALVRDNIAKSMEVTLAFSCDLTPTSQTAVAR, from the coding sequence ATGAAACACTGGTTACTACTCGGGCTTGGCCTGCTGCTACTGCTGCCGCCGGCCCGGGCGCAGGGCAAATACTCGACCCGCGCGGGCCTGATCCGCTTTTTCTCCGGCACGCCCATCGAGGACATTGAGGGCCGCAGCACCCAGGCGGCCGGCATGCTGGACCTGACCACGGGCAAAGTGGCCTTTAGCGTGCCCATGAAGTCGTTCGTCTTTAAGCGCACCCTGATGCAGGAGCACTTCAACGAGAACTACGTGGAGTCGGACAAGTACCCCAAAGCCACGTTTGCGGGCGCGGTGGTAGACTTTCAGCCGGGTCAGCTGCCGGGTGCCGGCCCCCAGCGCGTGCAGGTGGAAGGCGACCTGACCATTCACGGGGTGAAGCGCCGGGTGAAAGTGCCCGGTACGCTGGAGCTCAAAGACAACCACCTGCTGGTCACCTCGAAGTTTAACGTGGCCCCGGCCGACTACAACATCGAAATTCCGGCCCTGGTCCGCGACAATATTGCCAAGAGCATGGAAGTCACCCTGGCCTTCAGCTGCGACCTTACCCCCACTTCCCAAACTGCCGTTGCCCGATGA
- a CDS encoding ferritin-like domain-containing protein — translation MNILQLLADLDAVDPEAYQRLSGRRGALTGLGQAGRRAVAAAVPLAFGTMLTKAYGRRPNTVLDVFTLALTLEYLESEFYKQALASTLAFPGNSKAVFQQIYKHEQDHVAFLEQTLRLSGAVLPDKPRFDFTGSKNGTQAALFPTVFQDFGTFLKVAQLLEDTGVRAYKGQVGTLITDNDLLEAAVRIHAVEARHAAHIRGLRRALGANVRDWVSPADEVITTKGVTDAVYAGEELTRQQLPVVDQKIPFFPTETTQIVTSTPAKAQISLGEAFDEPMSDVTASAIAALFIYG, via the coding sequence ATGAATATTCTTCAACTGCTCGCCGATCTTGACGCCGTCGACCCCGAGGCCTACCAGCGTCTTAGTGGCCGCCGCGGCGCCCTAACGGGCCTGGGCCAAGCGGGCCGCCGCGCCGTGGCCGCCGCTGTTCCCCTGGCCTTTGGCACCATGCTCACCAAGGCCTACGGCCGCCGCCCCAACACGGTGCTGGACGTCTTCACGCTGGCCCTGACCCTGGAATACCTGGAAAGTGAGTTTTACAAGCAGGCCCTGGCGTCGACCTTGGCTTTCCCCGGCAATTCCAAGGCCGTGTTCCAGCAGATTTATAAGCACGAGCAGGACCACGTGGCCTTCCTGGAGCAAACCCTGCGCCTGTCCGGGGCAGTTCTTCCCGACAAGCCCCGGTTCGACTTCACGGGCAGCAAGAACGGCACCCAGGCGGCGCTGTTCCCCACCGTGTTCCAAGACTTTGGGACCTTCCTCAAAGTAGCCCAGCTGCTAGAAGACACCGGGGTGCGGGCCTATAAAGGCCAGGTGGGCACGCTCATTACCGACAACGACCTGCTCGAAGCCGCCGTGCGCATTCATGCCGTAGAGGCCCGGCACGCAGCCCACATCCGCGGCCTGCGCCGCGCCCTGGGTGCCAACGTGCGCGACTGGGTAAGCCCCGCTGATGAGGTAATCACCACCAAGGGCGTTACCGACGCCGTGTACGCCGGTGAAGAGCTAACCCGGCAGCAGCTGCCCGTCGTGGACCAGAAGATTCCCTTCTTCCCCACCGAAACCACCCAGATTGTTACTTCTACGCCGGCCAAAGCGCAGATCAGCTTGGGAGAGGCTTTTGATGAGCCCATGAGCGACGTAACGGCCAGTGCTATTGCCGCACTCTTCATCTACGGCTAG
- a CDS encoding ferritin-like domain-containing protein, producing MNIFRIIEQLSEVDSDVLGRFDSRRAVFKTLGDTAKKGALAAAPVFVASLFQKAYGQTTAPSVIDVLNYALTLELLEEDFYTKMIAAGQVPTGAPAAAIALIKKHESAHVTLLTNTVKALNGTPVTGKKFDPAKFPADYTTQLAFAQALEDTGVRAYKGQAGNLMGKTAGSTNLLQVALQIHSVEARHAAHIRTMRAQAPWIPAADSNLPAPLGPVYTGAIPESNVTQSGVNLTSQLGATYSANDAAASFDEILTMAEVLDASRAGGLVV from the coding sequence ATGAATATATTTCGCATCATTGAGCAACTGTCGGAGGTAGATTCTGACGTGCTGGGCCGCTTCGATTCCCGTCGGGCCGTTTTCAAAACCCTGGGCGACACCGCCAAGAAGGGTGCTCTGGCCGCCGCCCCGGTTTTCGTGGCCTCCTTGTTCCAGAAAGCCTACGGCCAGACCACGGCGCCTTCGGTCATCGACGTGCTCAACTACGCCCTGACGCTGGAGCTGCTGGAAGAAGACTTCTACACCAAGATGATTGCCGCCGGGCAAGTGCCCACCGGAGCTCCCGCTGCCGCCATTGCCCTGATCAAAAAGCACGAATCGGCCCACGTAACGCTGCTGACCAACACGGTTAAGGCGCTGAACGGTACGCCCGTAACGGGTAAGAAATTCGACCCGGCCAAGTTCCCCGCCGACTACACCACGCAGCTGGCGTTTGCCCAGGCTCTGGAAGATACCGGCGTGCGGGCCTACAAAGGTCAGGCCGGCAACCTGATGGGCAAAACGGCTGGCTCGACCAACCTGCTCCAGGTAGCCCTGCAGATTCACTCCGTGGAAGCCCGCCACGCTGCCCACATCCGGACCATGCGGGCCCAAGCGCCCTGGATTCCGGCGGCCGACTCCAACCTGCCGGCTCCGCTGGGCCCCGTGTACACGGGCGCCATTCCGGAAAGCAACGTGACGCAGTCGGGGGTAAACCTGACTTCGCAGCTGGGCGCTACGTACTCTGCCAACGACGCCGCGGCTTCGTTTGACGAAATCCTGACGATGGCCGAGGTGCTGGATGCTTCCCGCGCCGGGGGCCTGGTAGTATAG
- a CDS encoding RNA polymerase sigma factor: protein MPQPDHDPEMLLALLAGCRRAERDAQRRLYGLYYSFALSVCLRYTRTRDAAMEAVNDGFMKVFRDVGRFDVARHEVSGSFRGWLKRIMIHTAIDHYRSQEKHQHQQELNDAAFAEADPGHSALDTLSYEELLHLIQQLSPAYRTVFNLYVIDGFTHEEVSAQLGISVGASKSNLSKARAHLKHLLKQTNHHAYAGYVG from the coding sequence GTGCCCCAACCCGACCACGACCCCGAGATGCTCCTTGCCCTGCTGGCTGGCTGCCGGCGGGCGGAGCGCGACGCGCAGCGGCGACTGTACGGGCTCTACTACAGCTTTGCGCTGAGCGTGTGTTTGCGCTACACCCGCACCCGGGACGCGGCCATGGAAGCCGTCAACGACGGGTTTATGAAAGTATTCCGCGACGTGGGCCGTTTCGACGTGGCCCGGCACGAGGTCAGCGGCTCGTTTCGGGGCTGGCTCAAGCGCATCATGATTCACACGGCCATCGACCACTACCGCAGCCAGGAAAAGCACCAGCACCAGCAGGAGCTCAATGACGCGGCCTTCGCCGAGGCCGACCCCGGCCACTCCGCCCTCGACACCCTGTCGTACGAGGAGCTGCTGCACCTGATTCAGCAGCTTTCCCCGGCCTACCGCACGGTGTTCAACCTCTACGTCATCGACGGCTTTACCCACGAGGAAGTAAGCGCCCAGCTGGGCATTTCCGTGGGAGCTTCCAAGTCTAACCTATCCAAGGCGCGCGCCCACCTCAAGCACCTACTTAAACAAACCAACCACCATGCGTACGCCGGATATGTCGGATGA
- a CDS encoding BatD family protein encodes MLLLLLPGVDGAVRAQSKAGQADIVLGRTSFPVNDYFTISFRLRGAPLERYSPFPDIEGFKKSSKSSTTTTRIVGGQTSTELTITQRYAAYNEGEFELKPFSMTINGQVVQSAGGKLQVLAQQAAVPPPPAGGAVQGLGLLDKLFGKPKPQEYVEPHDNAFMALVPDKATVFVGEGVHVGLYFYLTPADQGLLSFYNFGGQLPEILRLLRQRTAWEEPFNEQEIVPETVVAGGKTYLRYRLYEAEYYPLNTQPLTFPEIPLQMVKYRVAKKPEAGLDNRMEGFKIYRTAARTITVKPLPPHPLRDQVPVGDYRLREAIDRTTFRTGKAFTYSFTVEGEGNLAALAAPVLPPLPAGVEVYGPDTELGVTRQGGRVGGAKRFTYRLIARRPGPLALDSLFSMVVFNPSTGRYDTLRAEVKPELKGAEKTVGTFSARPDDPFYQDVLESADNTLQARDAYSEVRRYANYILLVLGVLAVVGWWRSGRRSM; translated from the coding sequence TTGCTGCTCCTACTCCTGCCTGGGGTGGACGGGGCAGTGCGCGCGCAGTCTAAAGCCGGGCAGGCCGACATCGTGCTGGGCCGCACCAGCTTTCCGGTCAATGACTACTTCACCATCAGCTTCCGGCTGCGTGGGGCGCCGCTGGAGCGCTACTCCCCGTTTCCCGACATCGAAGGGTTCAAGAAAAGCAGCAAATCGAGCACCACGACCACGCGCATCGTGGGCGGGCAAACCTCCACTGAGCTGACCATCACCCAGCGCTACGCGGCCTACAACGAGGGCGAGTTTGAGCTCAAGCCCTTCTCGATGACCATCAACGGGCAGGTGGTGCAGTCGGCGGGCGGCAAGCTGCAGGTGCTGGCCCAGCAGGCGGCGGTGCCCCCGCCGCCGGCCGGCGGGGCCGTGCAGGGCCTGGGCTTGCTCGACAAGCTCTTTGGCAAGCCCAAGCCCCAGGAATACGTGGAGCCCCACGACAACGCCTTTATGGCCCTGGTACCCGACAAAGCCACGGTTTTTGTGGGGGAGGGTGTGCACGTGGGGCTGTACTTCTACCTCACGCCCGCCGACCAGGGCCTGCTGAGCTTCTACAACTTTGGCGGGCAGCTGCCCGAGATTCTGCGGTTGCTGCGGCAGCGCACGGCCTGGGAAGAGCCCTTCAACGAGCAGGAAATCGTGCCCGAAACCGTGGTGGCCGGGGGCAAAACCTACCTGCGCTACCGCCTCTACGAAGCCGAATACTACCCGCTGAACACCCAGCCGCTCACGTTTCCGGAGATTCCGCTGCAGATGGTCAAGTACCGGGTGGCCAAGAAGCCCGAAGCCGGCCTCGACAACCGCATGGAAGGCTTTAAAATCTACCGGACAGCGGCCCGCACCATTACCGTGAAGCCCCTGCCGCCCCACCCCCTGCGCGACCAGGTGCCCGTGGGCGACTACCGCCTGCGCGAGGCCATTGACCGCACCACGTTCCGCACGGGCAAGGCTTTTACCTACTCGTTTACGGTGGAAGGGGAGGGCAACTTGGCCGCGCTGGCGGCTCCGGTGCTGCCCCCGCTGCCGGCCGGCGTGGAAGTGTATGGCCCCGATACCGAGCTGGGCGTGACCCGACAGGGCGGCCGGGTGGGCGGCGCCAAACGCTTCACTTACCGCCTCATTGCCCGCCGCCCCGGCCCGCTGGCCCTCGACAGCCTATTTAGTATGGTCGTGTTCAACCCCAGCACCGGGCGCTACGACACGCTGCGGGCCGAGGTAAAGCCCGAGCTGAAAGGGGCCGAGAAGACGGTGGGTACATTCAGTGCCCGCCCCGACGACCCGTTCTACCAGGACGTGCTGGAGTCGGCCGACAACACGCTGCAGGCGCGGGATGCTTACAGCGAGGTGCGGCGCTACGCCAACTACATCCTGCTGGTGCTGGGCGTGCTGGCCGTGGTGGGCTGGTGGCGGAGCGGGCGGCGGAGCATGTAG